The stretch of DNA GGTCAGCGGAGCCAATGAGCTTGCCAGCGGCGCTGCCGATTTGGATAGTGGTTTTGCTGATTACACCACAGGCTTTGGATCACTTCAGAGCGGAGCAGCCGAACTTGCTTCCGGAACGGATAAACTGTCGGATGGAGCGACGCAGCTGGATGATGGTATGACGAAGCTTTCCGATGGTTCGGATGAGCTTGCGACAAGCCTGCAGGATGCTGCTGACAAAACTGCAGATATCAAGTCCAGTGATGCGCTGACGACGATGTTTGCCGACCCGGTCAAGCTGACAGAGAAACAGCTGTCGGATGTACCGAATTACGGTGTCGGTATTGCGCCATACTTCTTATCGCTTGCTTTGTTCGTTGGAGGCTTGATGGCAGCCAATATCCTGCCGCTCGGCAGAAGACAGGATATGCAAGTATCCGGTACGGCGCAATTCTTCAGTAAACTGACATTGGTTTATGTCGTGGCTATCATTCAAGCAGTCATACTCGACTTGATCTTCCTATTCGGATTCCAAGTCGATGTGCAGAGTGTGCCGTTATTTATCCTGTCCAGCATCATTGTGTCCATGACGGTCATGACGATCATCCTTACACTCGTGACGCTGTTCGGGAACTTAGGGAAGCTATTGGCCATTGTATTGCTGGTGGTCCAGCTTGCAACATGCGGCGGGACATTCCCGGGCGAACTGACCATTTCCGCTTTGGCATCAGTGGGCAAATACTTGCCGATGGCGCATTCCTTGCACAGTTTGCAGGAGGCAATCACACTCGGCGACTGGTCGGTGCTCGGTCATCAATTGGTCGATTTATTGATCTATCTGGTTGTCGTCGGTGTCATCGGATGGATTGTATCCTATTTGCAGCACAGACCTAAAAAAGATACAGAGCTGGAAGCAGCTTGATGAAAGGGCCTGTCCTTTAAGGACAGGTCCTTTTCCTGAATAATATTGAAAGCGGTTGCATAGGCGGTGATACCATCATATAATGTAAGGAGAGCGTACAATTGCATCACACCTATTGAAGGTTGTTACTGATTAGATCAGGCAAAACTTCAACATCCGATGAGAGCGGCTATCCTTAGCCTTTGATTCGTTTGTTGGAGTTTTTTCTTTTTTCGGAAGGGGGTAGACATGGAGATACATCGCGTGATCAATAACAATATTGTCGTAAGTGAAGATTCCCAAGGAGATGAAGTCATCCTGATCGGAAAAGGGCTTGCATTCGGATTGAAACGAGGCGATCCAATTCAAGAGAAGAGAGTGGAAAAAAGGTTCTATCTTGAAGATAAGGGGCTGTATGCGAAATTCAAAAAAATGCTGCAGGAAGTATCGCTGGAAGAAATGCATATTGCGGACGATATTATCAGTATGGCGCGCCGGCAACTGAAGCGAGAATTCAGTGAGAGTATCTATATATCCTTGCCGGATCACATCCACGCAGCCATCAAGCGTCATCATGATGGAATCCAACTGCAAAATGGTCTGCTGTGGGAAATCAAACGAATGTATAAGGAAGAATTCCGTATTGCAGAAAAAGCTGTGGCTTATATCAACGATCAATTCGGGGTCGATTTGGGAGAAGATGAAATGGGGTTCATCGCCTTCCATTTTGTCAGTGCCGAGTTAAATAGTGAAATGAACGCAATAACGAAGATTACCAGATGCATGAAAGAGATCATGAACTTAGTCACCTATAATCTTCAAGTTTGTATCGATGATAATTCCATGAATGGGTTCCGGTTTATGACGCATCTCAAATTCTTTGCCCATCGTGTCGTGAATAAGGAACCTCCTGAGATACGGGAAGATACGGTACTTTATGACATCATCCGGGAGAAATATCGCAAGGCATTTCAAGTGGCACTAAAGATAAAGGATTATATCATCAATCAGTACAACTATGAAATCAGTGATATTGAAGTCACGTATTTGACGGTGCATCTTCAAAGGTTTTTGGAAAGGAAAACTGAATGATGGTTTCTAAGCTCGTTACTTTTCGGGAGGCCAGACTTAGATTGTGGCAATGCTTTATTTTGCTATGATCTGAGTCTTTTTTATTTCAATGGAGGTGTGAAAATGGATAAGAAGAAATTGGCTGCGGCCATATTGGAGCAAGTGGGCGGTGAAAGGAATATAAAAGATGTGTACCATTGTGCAACAAGACTGCGCTTTACATTGCGGGATCGTTCTGCAGCTGACAAGTCAGTGATAGAATCGATGCCGGGCGTCGTAACGGTTGTGGAAAGCGGGGGTATGTTCCAGGTCGTCATAGGAAATGACGTGAGTGATGTCTACGATGAACTGCTCCAGATTACTTCTTTGTCCGCTTCTTCGGCGGACGGTGCAGCTGAACAGCAGAAAGGGAATCTATTCAACCGTTTTGTGGATCTTATCTCCGGTATTTTCAGTCCGCTATTGGGTGTATTGGCAGCCTCCGGACTGCTCAAAGGCCTGAATGCTGTACTGGTCAGTTTTGGCTGGATTGATCAACAAGGCGGGACATATAAGGTGCTGCATGCTGCTGGAGACAGTTTCTTCTATTTCCTGCCCATTTTCCTGGCCTTTACGGCAGCAAGAAAGTTCAAGGTTAATCAATTCTTGGCTGTCGCTTTGGCAGGGGCATTGATATACCCTGATCTAGCCGCAGCCTTCAAGGAAGGCATCTCTGTCGATTTCATGTCTATTCCGGTTGTCCTTGCCCAATATAGCAGCACGGTCATACCGATCATCTTAGCTGTATGGGTATTATCATATGCAGAGGGCTTTTTCAAAAAACTATTCCATGAGAGTGTCAGGAATTTACTTACGCCATTTTTCTGCTTGGTCATCATGGTACCTCTGACATTGCTTGTGGTAGGCCCGATTGCCACATTCGCAAGCAGCTCGATAGCAGCAGGTTATCTGGCTGTTTATACAATCAGCCCCATCATCTCAGGTTTGATCATGGGTGCCATGTGGCAGGTATTGGTCATCTTCGGACTGCACTGGGGATTGGTCCCCGTCATGCTGAATAATATTTCTGTATACGGCAGGGATACATTAAGTGCCATGACAGGTCCTGCTGTTGCAGCCCAAGCAGGAGCTGCGCTGGGGGTATTCCTGAAAACGAGGAACAAAGGCATGAAGGCTTTGTCTTTACCTGCATTCGTCACTGGTTTATTCGGTATAACCGAGCCAGCTGTCTATGGGGTGACCTTGAAACTGAAACGACCTTTCCTCTTGGCATGTATAGCCGGGGCGATTGGCGGAGGTATCTCAAGTGCATTCGGAGCAAGTGCGATTGCAACTGCAACGAAAAGTATCCTTACGTTTCCGATCTTTGTAGGTCCGGGATTCATCGGTTATGTACTGGGCTATTTTGTTGCGTTAATTCTTGCATGTATCCTGACTTACCTATTCGGCTTCAAGGAAGAGGCGGATCCAGTAAGAGAAAAGCACAGACAGGAAGAAGCTCCGGGCAATAAGGATGGGAAAAAGGGAGAAGTTGTGGTGAGTCCGATGACTGGGGAAGTAGTGAAACTAGCCGAGGTGAAGGATCCAGCGTTCGCTTCAGGGGGGATGGGGCAAGGGATTGCTTTGATTCCGTCTGAAGGGAGATTATATGCACCGATTGATGGCAAAGTGGAAATGGCTTTTCCGACAAAGCATGCCTATGGCCTTAGGACGGCTGATGGAGGGGAAGTGCTGATACACATTGGGTTGGATACCGTGAAGCTTGGAGGAGAAGGATTCACATCTTATGTGGATACAGGCGACAGCGTGACGAAAGGGGATTTGATTGCGGAATTCGATTTGGATACCCTGCGGAAAAAAGGCTTCGATTGCACGACACTCATGGTCATTACGAATGCTTTGCATTATAAAGAAGTCATACCTGAAACCAAAAAGTACCTGAATTCTGGAGAAGCAGCTATAACCTTGGTTGAAAATAGGGATACAGATTTAAAGAAGGGAATATCGTGATAGATTTAACCCAGGCTCGCCTTAAAAGGCGGGCTTTTTCCATTGACACCGTATGTTAGACTGTAAACAGCAAATCGAAAGTAAAGGATAGAGCGCATGCAGATTGATAAACCGAAATTGGCGATGGAATTGCCGGAGAAAAGGATGCACGATATTTTCTTTGAAGAAGAACCGGAATTGGAAATGTGTCAGGTGCAGCAAGCTGATTTTTCGAATGAATCCGTATATCGGCTGCGATTGTCGAAGGCAGTGATTCGCAATAGCCGTTTCAACAATACCGATTTTACCGGAATGGATCTGCTGGATGTCCGGTTTGAGAATTGCGATTTTTCCAATGTGAATATGAGCAAGTCTTCGATTCACCGCGTGGAGTTCCGAGGCTGTAAGATGCTGGGCGCAGATTTGACGGAGTCAAGCTTAGGCAATGTTGCTTTCGAGGATTCATTGGTGAATCTTGTATCTTTCGGCAGGTCCAAGATGGAGAAAGTGATCTTTTCCTCCTGCGGACTGCAAGGGGCGGACTTTTATGCCAATCGGTTGAAAAGGGTGGAATTCATTGACTGTGATTTGAATGAGGCCAATTTTGAACAGACTTCACTAAAAGGCATCGATCTTAGTACGAGTACTTTCCAGCAGCTGATTGTGTCGCTCGAGGATCTGAAAGGCTGCATCGTTTCTCCTCATCAGGCGATTCAATTCGCATCATTGATCGGACTTGTGATCAAGTAAAAAGCTTCCCGGGCGGGAAGCTTTTTTAGCTGGCGGGCTGTAACGTGCTTTTGGCGGTGACCAGACGCAGAATATAAAACATTACGATGGCTGCATACAGGAAGAGCCAGACGTTCAGGATGCCATGGATAATTGCCATACCAAGGAATCCGGCTGCCAGTACGTAATAGGACATCGGCAATATCGCTTTCCGGATGAGCGACCCTTCCCTTCCCGCCAATCCTACAGTGGCAGAAGCGGCAACGATGTTGTGGACGCAAATCATATTGCCGGCAGCCCCGCCCACTGCCTGCAGGGCGACAACTGTTCCTGCCTGGTGGATATCCAGACCGATATTGCCTGCGGCTCCGAATTGGAACAGGGAAAACATCATATTGCTGAATGTGTTGCTGCCTGCAATGAAGGCTCCCAATGCCCCCACAGTCGGTGCAGCGATCGGCCATAGACTTCCGGTGAGCATAGCAACGGATTCTGCAAGTATGAGCGGCATATTTTGTCCGGCAAGTGATTCCGTGGCAGCGTTCACTTTGTCAGCGCCTAATGAGGTATGAAGGAAAATCTTTATCATCGGTACGGCGAACAGCAGTGCGATCCCGGCGCTGGCGGCTGTTTTAAACGAATCCTTCCAGGCATTCCTGTATGCATCCAACTTCATTCGATGCAAGAAGAACGTCATGACAGAGACAACGATGAATAAGAACCCAGGTAAATATAGCGGAGTGGAGGTGGTTGTTATTCCCGATCCGAAAGTGTCCGTGAAAACGATCTTCCACGATTCCAGTAACTGCTTGAACGGATCGAAAGAACGGGATA from Terribacillus sp. FSL K6-0262 encodes:
- a CDS encoding PRD domain-containing protein yields the protein MEIHRVINNNIVVSEDSQGDEVILIGKGLAFGLKRGDPIQEKRVEKRFYLEDKGLYAKFKKMLQEVSLEEMHIADDIISMARRQLKREFSESIYISLPDHIHAAIKRHHDGIQLQNGLLWEIKRMYKEEFRIAEKAVAYINDQFGVDLGEDEMGFIAFHFVSAELNSEMNAITKITRCMKEIMNLVTYNLQVCIDDNSMNGFRFMTHLKFFAHRVVNKEPPEIREDTVLYDIIREKYRKAFQVALKIKDYIINQYNYEISDIEVTYLTVHLQRFLERKTE
- a CDS encoding beta-glucoside-specific PTS transporter subunit IIABC, with translation MDKKKLAAAILEQVGGERNIKDVYHCATRLRFTLRDRSAADKSVIESMPGVVTVVESGGMFQVVIGNDVSDVYDELLQITSLSASSADGAAEQQKGNLFNRFVDLISGIFSPLLGVLAASGLLKGLNAVLVSFGWIDQQGGTYKVLHAAGDSFFYFLPIFLAFTAARKFKVNQFLAVALAGALIYPDLAAAFKEGISVDFMSIPVVLAQYSSTVIPIILAVWVLSYAEGFFKKLFHESVRNLLTPFFCLVIMVPLTLLVVGPIATFASSSIAAGYLAVYTISPIISGLIMGAMWQVLVIFGLHWGLVPVMLNNISVYGRDTLSAMTGPAVAAQAGAALGVFLKTRNKGMKALSLPAFVTGLFGITEPAVYGVTLKLKRPFLLACIAGAIGGGISSAFGASAIATATKSILTFPIFVGPGFIGYVLGYFVALILACILTYLFGFKEEADPVREKHRQEEAPGNKDGKKGEVVVSPMTGEVVKLAEVKDPAFASGGMGQGIALIPSEGRLYAPIDGKVEMAFPTKHAYGLRTADGGEVLIHIGLDTVKLGGEGFTSYVDTGDSVTKGDLIAEFDLDTLRKKGFDCTTLMVITNALHYKEVIPETKKYLNSGEAAITLVENRDTDLKKGIS
- a CDS encoding pentapeptide repeat-containing protein; this translates as MQIDKPKLAMELPEKRMHDIFFEEEPELEMCQVQQADFSNESVYRLRLSKAVIRNSRFNNTDFTGMDLLDVRFENCDFSNVNMSKSSIHRVEFRGCKMLGADLTESSLGNVAFEDSLVNLVSFGRSKMEKVIFSSCGLQGADFYANRLKRVEFIDCDLNEANFEQTSLKGIDLSTSTFQQLIVSLEDLKGCIVSPHQAIQFASLIGLVIK